One stretch of Brachyhypopomus gauderio isolate BG-103 chromosome 10, BGAUD_0.2, whole genome shotgun sequence DNA includes these proteins:
- the LOC143526157 gene encoding trace amine-associated receptor 6-like — MLVGGFILQYKYTICKGKFISAATTYSDQLQLAYLKILKMNNMTVQYCFPNNNFSCIKEVRTGTGNIFLFTLLSFISVCTVFWNLLVIISISHFKQLHTPTNLLILSLAVADLLVGLVMPVNIMQLMDSCWYLGKMTCTVALLINLISMSSSVCNMVFIAIDRYIAISDPLLYSTKVTVCKMSLLIILGWSCCLLYILMYLYFNDHLLQSQIVSRCHGECILVLKSSVATVDLVITFLCPCSVIIILYSIIFTLARRQAKAVTSVLNATTNRHRAKASKSSNLKAAKTLGIVVGVYLSLWIPASLCTLSFENVTSVSLVWTVLIWLICINSSVNPLIYAIFYPWFRASAKYIVTCRLFNYSSSTLSLFPEQM; from the coding sequence ATGTTAGTAGGAGGATTCATACTTCAGTATAAATACACTATCTGCAAAGGCAAATTCATCAGTGCTGCAACAACGTATTCTGATCAGCTCCAGTTGGCATATCTGAAGATACTTAAAATGAACAACATGACAGTTCAGTACTGCTTTCCTAACAACAATTTCTCATGTATAAAGGAGGTCAGAACAGGAACTGGGAATATATTCTTATTCACTCTACTGTCATTTAtctctgtgtgtactgtgttttGGAATCTGCTGGTGatcatctccatctctcacttcaAGCAGCTCCACACTCCAACCAACCTGCTCATCCTCTCTCTGGCTGTGGCTGATCTTCTTGTGGGTCTTGTTATGCCTGTGAATATAATGCAACTAATGGACAGCTGTTGGTACCTTGGTAAAATGACCTGCACAGTTGCTCTATTAATCAATTTGATCTCAATGTCATCATCTGTGTGTAATATGGTTTTCATTGCAATTGACAGGTATATTGCTATCAGTGACCCCCTGTTGTATTCCACTAAAGTCACAGTGTGTAAAATGTCTTTATTAATAATTCTAGGGTGGtcttgttgtctgttgtacaTCCTCATGTATTTGTACTTTAATGACCATCTCCTTCAGTCTCAGATTGTCAGCAGATGTCATGGAGAGTGTATTTTGGTCTTAAAATCTTCCGTGGCAACTGTTGATCTAGTCATTACATTTCTATGCCCATGTTCAGTTATAATCATCTTGTATTCAATAATTTTTACTTTGGCAAGACGTCAAGCTAAAGCTGTGACATCTGTGTTGAATGCTAccacaaacagacacagagcCAAAGCATCCAAGTCTTCTAATTTGAAAGCAGCAAAAACACTGGGCATTGTTGTTGGTGTTTACCTTTCTCTCTGGATACCTGCTAGTCTATGTACTCTGTCATTTGAAAACGTCACGTCTGTGTCATTAGTGTGGACTGTTCTTATTTGGCTTATATGCATCAATTCTTCTGTCAATCCCCTAATTTATGCTATATTTTATCCATGGTTCAGAGCATCAGCTAAGTACATTGTTACTTGTAGACTGTTTAATTACTCATCGTCAACATTAAGCTTGTTTCCAGAGCAGATGTAA